A stretch of the bacterium genome encodes the following:
- a CDS encoding PD40 domain-containing protein — protein sequence MIPRRHLVRRGDVERTMEPRLMAVLVQLASRPGEVVTRTELLDAVWAGTVVQEDALTQAVSQLRRLLDDNSRAPAVIETIPKQGYRLIAAVGPAPAATATGAAAPPETPMATGLPLRHRGGRSRWLALAVAAGAVAIVVAAVWFRPDAGRKAEPAPVTWQERPLTSFPGEEGWPAQSPDGSLVAFARREEGAVTFRVQLLRVATGETFPLTEEPGDETSPAWSPDGERVAFAREVAEGIRLCVAPAMGGPVQELGPLHWALGGHDWAPDGASIVYSAKDGQEAPMRLLRLRIADGGIEPVTTPEPLSRGDTWPRFSPDGSQLAFVRSDRGSSREVLVMPSAGGEVRRLTGGFSTTGGLDWAGDGRSLVLSATLRGTYELWRVPVAGGAPELLPTKGHRALHPDCGRDDGQLVFVDSLLDTELEIRALATPEQAQAVAPSTRLDTGARFSPDGRTVLFVSERSGSRELWLLNRDSGAVRQLSAFAGDALRKPRWSPDGRRVAVNVTRNGWLQIVVVDVTSGLQRQVTPDGGHYRLGHWSADGDGIFYSRERGAEWQVGRVRLDGTSAVDVPCPGCLSLHEQPDGTLTYFRETEPGLFRGLPGGREDRLSVPEDDGAGTENLEVTADGCWFTRVTGAVAWLSFRDFATGTVRNEVQLPDNATGEFHVSGDGREVLLSTVARSGSDLVLVAEPGGSAQ from the coding sequence GTGATCCCGCGCCGACACCTGGTCCGCCGCGGCGACGTCGAGCGCACGATGGAGCCGCGCCTGATGGCCGTGCTGGTCCAGCTCGCGTCCAGGCCCGGCGAGGTCGTCACGCGGACCGAACTGCTGGACGCGGTCTGGGCCGGGACCGTCGTGCAGGAAGACGCGCTCACGCAGGCCGTGTCGCAGTTGCGCCGCCTGCTCGACGACAATTCGCGCGCTCCGGCGGTGATCGAGACCATCCCCAAGCAGGGCTATCGGCTGATCGCTGCCGTCGGGCCGGCCCCGGCCGCGACCGCCACCGGTGCCGCTGCGCCCCCGGAAACGCCGATGGCCACCGGTCTCCCCCTGCGGCACCGGGGCGGCAGGTCGCGATGGCTGGCCCTGGCAGTGGCGGCCGGGGCGGTCGCGATCGTCGTGGCGGCCGTGTGGTTCCGGCCCGATGCGGGCCGCAAGGCGGAACCGGCCCCTGTCACCTGGCAGGAGCGCCCGTTGACGTCCTTCCCGGGCGAGGAAGGCTGGCCGGCGCAATCGCCGGACGGCAGCCTGGTGGCGTTTGCCCGGCGCGAGGAAGGCGCGGTGACTTTCCGGGTGCAACTGCTGCGGGTGGCCACCGGCGAGACCTTTCCGCTGACGGAAGAGCCCGGCGACGAGACCTCGCCCGCCTGGTCGCCCGACGGTGAACGGGTGGCCTTCGCGCGCGAGGTGGCCGAGGGAATTCGCCTGTGCGTGGCCCCGGCCATGGGCGGGCCCGTCCAGGAACTGGGTCCGCTGCACTGGGCACTGGGCGGGCACGACTGGGCCCCGGACGGGGCTTCGATCGTCTACTCCGCCAAGGACGGGCAGGAGGCGCCGATGCGTTTGCTGCGCCTGCGCATCGCCGACGGCGGCATCGAACCGGTGACCACGCCCGAGCCCCTCTCGCGCGGCGACACCTGGCCGCGATTCTCGCCCGACGGCTCCCAGCTGGCCTTCGTGCGCAGCGACCGCGGCTCGTCGCGCGAAGTGCTGGTGATGCCGTCCGCAGGCGGCGAGGTGCGGCGCCTGACGGGCGGCTTCTCGACGACCGGCGGCCTGGACTGGGCCGGCGACGGCCGGTCGCTGGTCCTCTCGGCCACGCTGCGGGGCACCTACGAGCTGTGGCGCGTGCCGGTGGCCGGCGGCGCGCCCGAACTGCTGCCGACGAAGGGACACCGGGCCCTGCACCCCGATTGCGGCCGCGATGACGGGCAACTGGTCTTCGTCGACAGTCTGCTGGACACCGAACTGGAGATACGCGCCCTGGCGACGCCGGAACAGGCGCAGGCCGTGGCGCCGTCGACCCGCCTGGACACCGGCGCCCGCTTCTCGCCCGATGGGCGCACGGTGCTGTTCGTCTCCGAGCGCAGCGGATCGCGGGAACTGTGGCTGCTGAACCGCGACAGTGGAGCCGTGCGACAGCTGTCCGCGTTCGCCGGCGACGCCCTGCGCAAGCCGCGCTGGTCGCCCGACGGCAGGCGCGTGGCGGTGAACGTGACGCGAAACGGCTGGCTGCAGATCGTCGTCGTCGACGTGACCAGCGGCCTGCAGAGGCAGGTGACACCCGACGGCGGCCACTACCGGCTCGGCCACTGGTCCGCCGACGGCGACGGTATCTTCTATTCGCGAGAACGCGGCGCCGAATGGCAGGTGGGGCGCGTCCGGCTCGACGGCACCAGCGCCGTCGATGTTCCCTGCCCAGGCTGCCTCTCGCTGCACGAACAGCCGGACGGCACCCTCACCTACTTCCGGGAAACGGAGCCCGGCCTGTTCCGCGGACTTCCCGGCGGCCGCGAAGACAGGCTCTCTGTGCCCGAGGACGACGGTGCGGGCACCGAGAACCTGGAAGTGACGGCCGACGGCTGCTGGTTCACGCGCGTGACCGGAGCCGTGGCCTGGCTTTCCTTCCGCGACTTCGCGACCGGCACCGTGCGCAATGAGGTGCAACTGCCCGACAACGCGACAGGCGAGTTCCACGTCTCGGGCGACGGCCGCGAAGTCCTGCTGTCGACCGTCGCCCGGTCAGGCAGCGACCTCGTGCTCGTGGCCGAACCGGGCGGCTCAGCGCAGTAG
- the glgP gene encoding alpha-glucan family phosphorylase, with product MPSIRKFVVTPNLPEPLKPLLDIARNAWWSWNVEAISLLRRVDPDQWDHHAGNPVAVLGSLSSQRVRELERDQAFLAHLERVQGDLNRYLTRPTWYESEHQGVGEGLIGYFSLEFGLHESLPLYSGGLGILAGDHLKSATDLGVPLVGMGLAYQSGYFRQYLNHDGWQMEEYPVNDFFNMSMSLERDRDGAPRLIEVHFPGRSIFAQIWRVQVGRNPLFLLDTNLQENQPDDRDLTARLYGGDTEMRIRQEILLGIGGLRALIALGLEPTVCHLNEGHSAFLGLERINLLMKQRGLTYETAFEIVRASNIFTTHTPVPAGNDHFAPELIRTYLSRKADEMGIGIERLLALGRQDPHNNSETFCMTVLALRLSRFANGVSELHGHVSRDMWQRVWPDVPKSEIPISHVTNGIHTRSWLCSEIARLYDRYLGPRWYEEPTNKTLWDRVDQIPDAELWRSHERMRERLVGFVRGRLRRQLKRRGANRIWIKAASEALDPEALTIGFARRFATYKRAALILSDPERLKRILNNPDRPVQLIFAGKAHPKDHPGKEVIRQLVHMAEREEFRKRIVFVEDYNIEVARYLVQGVDVWLNNPRRPLEASGTSGMKVPPNGGINLSVLDGWWCEGYKTDNGWAIGAGEELDDQSYQDEVESTALYDLLENEIVPAFYQRGVDGVPREWTRIMKNSMRTVNAEFNTNRMVEEYTERFYIPCLDNVRRMGADGHALATELARWRRRLHDNWPNVSIVGVDAPPLQAQPMGTMLPVTAKVRLGTITADEVLVEVYHGLLDATGHIEAGETATMFAQGSPAADGTVVFRGEIPCRRAGRRGFSVRVMPRKDGFPLDRFETGLIRWWHDATGEPATTTHGPSGQTVHQH from the coding sequence ATGCCATCGATCCGCAAGTTCGTCGTCACGCCCAACCTGCCGGAACCGCTGAAGCCGTTGCTCGACATCGCGCGCAACGCCTGGTGGAGCTGGAACGTCGAGGCCATCTCGCTGTTGCGGCGCGTCGATCCCGACCAGTGGGACCACCACGCCGGCAACCCGGTGGCGGTGCTCGGCTCGCTGTCGTCGCAACGCGTACGCGAACTCGAACGTGACCAGGCATTCCTCGCGCACCTCGAGCGCGTGCAGGGAGACCTCAATCGCTATCTCACGCGCCCGACGTGGTACGAGAGCGAGCACCAGGGCGTGGGCGAAGGCCTGATCGGCTACTTCTCGCTGGAGTTCGGCCTGCACGAGTCGCTGCCGCTCTATTCGGGCGGCCTCGGCATCCTGGCCGGCGACCACCTGAAGTCCGCGACCGACCTGGGCGTTCCCCTGGTCGGCATGGGCCTGGCCTACCAGTCCGGCTACTTCCGCCAGTACCTGAACCACGACGGCTGGCAGATGGAAGAGTACCCGGTCAACGACTTCTTCAACATGTCGATGTCGCTGGAGCGTGACCGTGACGGCGCGCCGCGGCTGATCGAGGTGCATTTTCCCGGCCGCTCCATCTTCGCGCAGATCTGGCGCGTGCAGGTGGGCCGCAACCCGCTGTTCCTCCTGGACACCAACCTGCAGGAGAACCAGCCCGACGACCGCGACCTGACGGCACGCCTGTACGGCGGCGACACGGAGATGCGCATCCGCCAGGAGATCCTGCTGGGCATCGGCGGCCTGCGCGCGCTGATTGCGCTGGGTCTCGAGCCGACGGTATGCCACCTGAACGAAGGCCACTCGGCATTCCTCGGCCTGGAGCGCATCAACCTGCTGATGAAGCAGCGCGGCCTGACCTACGAAACGGCGTTCGAGATCGTGCGTGCTAGCAACATCTTCACCACGCACACGCCGGTGCCGGCGGGCAACGACCATTTCGCACCCGAGTTGATCCGCACCTACCTGTCCCGCAAGGCCGACGAGATGGGTATCGGCATCGAGCGGCTGCTGGCGCTGGGGCGCCAGGACCCGCACAACAACAGCGAGACCTTCTGCATGACGGTCCTGGCCCTGCGCCTGAGCCGGTTCGCCAACGGCGTCAGCGAACTGCACGGCCATGTCTCCCGCGACATGTGGCAGCGCGTGTGGCCCGATGTGCCGAAATCGGAGATCCCGATCTCGCACGTGACCAACGGCATCCACACGCGCAGCTGGCTGTGTTCCGAGATCGCGCGGCTCTACGACCGCTACCTCGGGCCCCGCTGGTACGAGGAGCCGACGAACAAGACGCTGTGGGACCGCGTCGACCAGATTCCCGACGCGGAATTGTGGCGATCCCACGAACGCATGCGCGAACGGCTTGTCGGCTTCGTGCGCGGTCGCCTGCGGCGGCAGCTGAAGCGGCGTGGTGCCAATCGCATCTGGATCAAGGCGGCCAGCGAGGCGCTGGATCCCGAGGCCCTGACCATCGGCTTCGCGCGGCGCTTCGCCACGTACAAGCGCGCAGCGCTGATCCTCAGCGATCCGGAGCGCCTCAAGCGCATCCTGAACAACCCGGACCGGCCGGTGCAGCTGATCTTCGCCGGCAAGGCCCACCCGAAGGACCACCCCGGCAAGGAAGTCATCCGCCAGCTGGTGCACATGGCCGAGCGCGAGGAGTTCCGCAAGCGGATCGTCTTCGTCGAGGACTACAACATCGAGGTGGCGCGCTACCTGGTGCAGGGCGTGGACGTGTGGCTGAACAACCCGCGGCGCCCGCTCGAGGCCAGCGGCACGAGCGGCATGAAGGTCCCGCCCAACGGCGGCATCAACCTCTCGGTGCTCGACGGCTGGTGGTGCGAGGGCTACAAAACCGACAACGGCTGGGCGATCGGCGCCGGCGAGGAGCTGGACGACCAGAGCTACCAGGACGAGGTCGAGAGCACGGCCCTCTACGACCTTCTGGAGAACGAGATCGTGCCTGCGTTCTACCAGCGCGGCGTCGACGGCGTGCCCCGCGAGTGGACACGCATCATGAAGAACTCCATGCGCACGGTGAATGCCGAGTTCAACACGAATCGCATGGTGGAAGAGTACACCGAGCGCTTCTACATCCCCTGCCTCGACAACGTGAGGCGCATGGGGGCCGACGGCCACGCATTGGCGACGGAACTGGCGCGCTGGCGTCGCCGGCTGCACGACAACTGGCCGAACGTGTCGATCGTCGGGGTCGATGCGCCGCCGCTGCAGGCCCAGCCCATGGGCACCATGCTGCCGGTCACGGCGAAGGTGCGCCTCGGGACCATCACTGCCGACGAGGTGCTGGTGGAGGTGTACCACGGCCTGCTGGACGCGACCGGGCACATCGAGGCCGGCGAGACAGCGACCATGTTCGCACAGGGGTCGCCGGCGGCGGACGGCACCGTCGTCTTCCGCGGGGAGATTCCCTGTCGCCGCGCCGGACGCCGCGGGTTCTCGGTGCGGGTCATGCCGCGCAAGGACGGATTCCCCCTCGACCGGTTCGAGACCGGGCTCATCCGCTGGTGGCATGATGCGACCGGTGAGCCGGCCACGACCACGCACGGACCATCGGGCCAGACGGTGCACCAGCACTGA
- a CDS encoding right-handed parallel beta-helix repeat-containing protein gives MIVPRDYSTIRAALTRAGAGDRVLVNPGTYRESGLALPEGVVLAGNGATAAEVVIDGQGAGRILSCENYARTSEIRNLTFTGGRADGETLHDASGGAILFNNAAVVVTDCVFHDNSATRNGGAVWVFESAPTFSACVFTGNTAGGGGGGMDCTLYGSPSLQNCRFEGNSADWGAGLSCRDYSSPVVMSTVFVDNVTSGNRGYGGGAFSDLDSKPMFFACTFTGNEARYGGAMANFADSGATLVRCTLVGNRGLWRGAGVYSSNATTAISATIVAFHEGAGLYSGGTYGPQLFQSNLFGNAGGNWIGAAAPQGMGDSNLSRDPLFCVNGDPGSVAFNLQDTSPCHPYSNGGLTLGAWPAGCGSPLPSTLTLNAGWDGPQAQLTWSLPDGLGIVPQFRLTGARTVTPDLSWEVAYTRDGNGQYAAVDPAATLQGQGPFTFRLYAAFAGGEWTLMAQATLDFEPDLPGVSQVVAAPNPFNPATSVSFELGRAQRVRICVYDIDGRVVARLADREFPAGTNSVSWAGRADNGRELASGTYLILVDSPGRQVTTKVTLLK, from the coding sequence TTGATCGTACCCCGCGACTACTCCACGATCCGGGCCGCCCTGACCAGGGCTGGCGCCGGCGATCGCGTGCTGGTGAATCCCGGAACCTACCGTGAATCCGGCCTGGCGCTGCCCGAGGGCGTTGTCCTGGCCGGCAACGGTGCCACGGCGGCCGAAGTCGTCATCGACGGGCAGGGCGCCGGGCGCATCCTCAGCTGCGAGAACTATGCGCGGACGTCGGAGATCAGGAACCTGACCTTCACCGGAGGCCGTGCGGACGGCGAAACGCTGCACGATGCGAGCGGCGGCGCCATCCTCTTCAACAATGCCGCCGTCGTCGTTACCGATTGCGTGTTCCATGACAACAGCGCCACCCGTAACGGCGGCGCTGTCTGGGTCTTCGAATCCGCCCCGACATTCAGCGCGTGTGTGTTCACGGGCAATACGGCAGGCGGCGGCGGCGGCGGCATGGACTGCACGCTGTACGGCTCACCCAGCCTGCAGAACTGCCGCTTCGAAGGCAACAGCGCCGACTGGGGCGCGGGCCTCTCCTGCCGCGACTATTCGTCGCCGGTCGTCATGTCGACGGTATTCGTCGACAACGTGACGTCGGGCAATCGCGGCTACGGCGGCGGCGCCTTCAGCGACCTCGACTCCAAGCCGATGTTCTTCGCCTGCACCTTTACCGGCAACGAGGCCCGGTACGGCGGCGCCATGGCGAATTTCGCCGATTCCGGCGCCACGCTCGTGCGTTGCACCCTCGTCGGCAATCGCGGCCTGTGGCGGGGCGCCGGCGTCTACAGCAGCAACGCGACAACAGCGATCAGTGCGACCATCGTCGCGTTCCACGAAGGCGCGGGCCTCTACTCCGGCGGCACCTACGGCCCGCAGCTCTTCCAGAGCAACCTCTTCGGCAACGCCGGCGGCAACTGGATCGGCGCCGCGGCGCCCCAGGGCATGGGCGATTCGAACCTGTCGCGCGACCCGCTGTTCTGCGTCAACGGCGACCCGGGCTCGGTCGCGTTCAATCTCCAGGACACTTCTCCCTGCCATCCCTACAGCAACGGTGGGCTCACTCTCGGCGCCTGGCCGGCCGGCTGCGGGTCACCGCTTCCGTCGACGCTCACCCTGAACGCTGGTTGGGACGGCCCGCAGGCGCAGCTGACGTGGAGCCTGCCGGACGGGCTCGGTATCGTCCCGCAGTTCCGGCTGACCGGCGCCCGCACCGTGACGCCCGATCTGAGTTGGGAAGTGGCGTACACGAGAGACGGCAACGGGCAGTATGCGGCCGTGGATCCGGCGGCCACGCTGCAGGGCCAGGGGCCGTTCACGTTCCGTCTCTACGCGGCGTTCGCCGGCGGCGAATGGACCCTGATGGCGCAGGCGACGCTCGACTTCGAGCCCGATCTGCCGGGCGTCAGCCAGGTCGTGGCGGCGCCGAACCCGTTCAACCCGGCCACGTCGGTCAGCTTCGAACTGGGTCGTGCGCAGCGCGTGCGCATCTGCGTGTACGACATCGACGGGCGGGTCGTGGCCAGGCTGGCCGATCGTGAATTCCCCGCCGGGACCAACAGCGTCTCGTGGGCCGGCCGTGCGGACAATGGTCGCGAACTGGCTTCGGGAACCTACCTGATCCTCGTCGACAGCCCGGGCCGGCAGGTCACCACCAAGGTGACGCTTCTCAAGTGA
- the ychF gene encoding redox-regulated ATPase YchF, whose protein sequence is MQVGLIGLKFTGKTTLHNVITGGNRATGQGGVDPHLAVGRVPDDRLERLTAMFNPKRTVYASISWVDIPGFAGGAGADGAHEAVRFLEHGRKVDALAQVVRCFDGGYGAPDPLGELETLALELTFADLQIVENRLERLTKEKARLGKVANPLEPPLMERFREQLEAGRPLRELTLSPDEAKLSVGYAFLTSKPMIIVLNLEEGVAADAALLEAASRAGAEVVSLSARVEAELGELSDEEAAEFLAALGVAEPAVGRMIRAAYGALELQSFFTVGPDECRAWTVRRGSAAPVAAGVIHSDLQRGFIRAEVTAYDDLIAAGDMAAAKAANKVRLEGKAYVVQDGDILEIRFSV, encoded by the coding sequence GTGCAGGTCGGGCTGATCGGACTGAAATTCACGGGCAAGACCACGCTTCACAACGTGATCACCGGCGGCAATCGTGCGACCGGCCAGGGTGGGGTCGACCCGCACCTGGCGGTGGGCCGCGTGCCCGACGACCGCCTCGAGCGCCTGACGGCGATGTTCAACCCCAAGCGCACCGTGTACGCGAGCATTTCGTGGGTCGACATCCCCGGCTTTGCCGGCGGCGCCGGCGCCGACGGCGCGCACGAAGCCGTTCGCTTCCTGGAGCACGGTCGCAAGGTGGACGCGCTGGCCCAGGTCGTCCGCTGTTTCGACGGCGGCTATGGTGCTCCCGACCCGCTCGGTGAACTGGAGACCCTGGCCCTGGAACTGACGTTTGCCGACCTGCAGATCGTGGAAAACCGGCTGGAGCGCCTGACCAAGGAAAAGGCCCGCCTGGGCAAGGTGGCCAACCCGCTCGAGCCGCCGCTGATGGAGCGCTTCCGGGAACAGCTTGAAGCCGGCCGCCCGCTGCGCGAACTGACGTTGTCGCCGGACGAGGCGAAGCTTTCGGTCGGGTATGCGTTCCTGACCAGCAAGCCGATGATCATCGTCCTCAACCTCGAGGAAGGCGTGGCGGCCGACGCCGCGCTGCTGGAAGCAGCCTCCCGCGCCGGGGCCGAGGTCGTGTCGCTCAGCGCGCGCGTGGAGGCCGAACTGGGCGAGTTGTCCGACGAGGAAGCCGCCGAGTTCCTGGCCGCCCTCGGCGTGGCCGAGCCTGCGGTGGGCCGCATGATCCGCGCGGCCTACGGTGCGCTCGAACTGCAGAGCTTCTTCACCGTGGGGCCTGACGAGTGCCGCGCCTGGACCGTGCGCCGCGGCTCTGCCGCCCCGGTGGCCGCCGGCGTCATCCATTCCGACCTTCAGCGCGGTTTCATCCGCGCCGAGGTGACCGCCTACGATGACCTCATCGCGGCCGGCGACATGGCCGCGGCCAAGGCGGCCAACAAGGTCCGCCTGGAAGGCAAGGCCTACGTGGTGCAGGACGGCGACATCCTCGAAATCAGGTTCAGCGTGTGA
- a CDS encoding Spy/CpxP family protein refolding chaperone, with product MNTNPITARRLGLAAILAILALGAGPVPAQHDESQDRDAMPAIAADDDDDFGPGGGRFEGRMGRRLGLTEGQQDAVAKIHEAGRARDLPLRKQLRQLRHDLKGEMMKDEPSEKAALAIVSRLGDVRTKLQSGRLSDRLAVRALLTEEQRERLPQWGLEGERGGRGERGGPRAGHMRGGRGGRGGPGCEAPACDGNGPGRGGPGQGPRGPRWHQERDAD from the coding sequence ATGAACACGAATCCCATCACCGCCCGCCGTCTTGGCCTGGCGGCCATCCTGGCGATCCTGGCCCTGGGCGCAGGCCCTGTCCCGGCCCAGCACGACGAATCGCAAGACCGCGACGCGATGCCTGCGATCGCCGCCGACGATGATGATGACTTCGGCCCCGGCGGCGGCCGCTTCGAGGGACGCATGGGCCGCCGGCTCGGCCTGACGGAAGGGCAGCAGGATGCCGTCGCGAAGATCCACGAGGCCGGCCGCGCGCGCGACCTGCCGCTCCGCAAGCAGCTGCGCCAGCTGCGGCACGACCTGAAGGGCGAGATGATGAAGGATGAGCCCTCGGAGAAGGCCGCCCTCGCGATCGTGTCCCGCCTGGGTGACGTGCGCACGAAGCTGCAGTCCGGCCGGCTGTCCGATCGCCTGGCGGTCCGCGCACTGTTGACCGAGGAACAGCGTGAGCGCCTGCCGCAGTGGGGCCTCGAAGGCGAACGCGGCGGCCGCGGCGAGCGCGGTGGCCCGCGCGCCGGGCACATGCGCGGTGGACGCGGTGGACGCGGTGGGCCCGGCTGCGAGGCGCCGGCATGCGACGGCAATGGTCCCGGCCGTGGCGGCCCGGGACAGGGTCCGCGCGGACCGCGCTGGCACCAGGAACGGGACGCGGACTGA
- a CDS encoding RNA polymerase sigma factor, with protein sequence MRVFRQAGNYRAEGRFRSWLLRIAGNLARSRHRRRRLLKWLPLDTEKHDVASSLPSADRGIEAEQTAQVVRAAIARLPERQRQALVLHRFQGLRYAEVADAMGTSLPGVESLIQRALAGLRTDLARRGETP encoded by the coding sequence GTGCGCGTGTTCCGGCAGGCGGGAAACTATCGCGCCGAAGGTCGCTTCCGGAGCTGGCTGTTGCGCATTGCCGGCAACCTGGCACGCAGCCGGCACCGCCGTCGGCGACTGTTGAAATGGCTGCCGCTGGACACGGAAAAGCACGACGTGGCCTCGTCGCTGCCGTCGGCCGACCGCGGCATCGAAGCCGAACAGACGGCGCAGGTGGTGCGGGCGGCCATCGCCAGGCTGCCCGAGAGGCAGCGCCAGGCGCTGGTGCTGCACCGGTTCCAGGGCTTGCGCTACGCGGAAGTGGCCGACGCCATGGGAACCTCCCTGCCCGGGGTGGAATCGCTGATCCAGAGAGCGTTGGCCGGGCTGCGGACCGACCTGGCGCGAAGGGGAGAGACACCATGA
- a CDS encoding zf-HC2 domain-containing protein: protein MKHVTDRLAAWLGGELEAAEAATLAAHLEVCADCRREAAEARADWALLEVAAVSAAEAGPGRVPAIWPAVRARTFGRDTAGWFFGRSPATRMSLAVATVAIGVLCGRLTGSLSGPAKAVADDDSGLAAVWLEESSWHDESSGGLADTWLALAGTDDVQASAEAQGGTK from the coding sequence ATGAAGCACGTGACCGACAGATTGGCCGCCTGGCTGGGCGGCGAACTGGAGGCGGCCGAAGCCGCGACGCTGGCGGCGCACCTGGAGGTCTGCGCGGACTGCCGTCGCGAGGCGGCGGAAGCCCGTGCGGACTGGGCGCTGCTCGAAGTGGCGGCCGTATCGGCTGCGGAGGCTGGACCGGGAAGGGTACCTGCCATCTGGCCGGCCGTTCGCGCGCGCACCTTCGGACGCGACACCGCGGGCTGGTTCTTCGGGCGCAGTCCCGCCACCCGCATGTCGCTGGCCGTGGCAACGGTTGCCATCGGCGTGCTGTGCGGCCGCCTGACCGGCAGCCTGTCCGGACCCGCGAAGGCGGTGGCCGACGATGACAGCGGCCTCGCTGCCGTCTGGCTCGAGGAATCCTCATGGCACGACGAAAGCAGCGGCGGCCTGGCCGACACCTGGCTAGCCCTGGCCGGAACCGACGATGTGCAGGCAAGCGCCGAGGCGCAGGGAGGTACCAAATGA
- a CDS encoding periplasmic heavy metal sensor: MNRLLRLFLLVSLGLNLGLGWVVLKNLREPERRLPASGRAWRERPAPDDSAAWRRMMHHRLERLSTVLDLEPAQAERLQQLQVANGPVVREHRERIETARLRVREAADAGGFDTEGVRSALVGLRHAQAELDSLAQEFLMQEFAVMTPPQRARYLELLPLDPWRSGRPGGPGGPGGQRGPEGPGDLDGEDGGPGGERGHRRRGE; this comes from the coding sequence ATGAACCGGCTGCTGCGCCTGTTCCTGCTCGTTTCGCTGGGCCTGAACCTGGGCCTGGGCTGGGTCGTGCTTAAGAACCTCCGCGAACCCGAACGGCGCCTGCCCGCTTCCGGGCGGGCGTGGCGCGAACGGCCGGCCCCCGACGATTCGGCGGCCTGGCGGCGCATGATGCACCATCGTTTGGAACGACTGTCGACCGTGCTGGACCTGGAGCCTGCGCAGGCCGAACGGCTCCAGCAGCTCCAGGTCGCCAACGGACCGGTGGTGCGCGAGCATCGCGAACGGATCGAAACCGCTCGCCTGCGCGTTCGCGAAGCGGCTGACGCCGGCGGTTTCGACACTGAGGGTGTGCGGTCCGCGCTGGTCGGGCTGCGTCACGCCCAGGCCGAACTCGATTCTCTCGCCCAGGAATTCCTCATGCAGGAGTTCGCGGTGATGACCCCGCCGCAGCGGGCGCGCTACCTGGAACTGCTGCCGCTCGATCCCTGGCGCTCGGGCCGCCCCGGCGGGCCGGGAGGGCCCGGGGGGCAGAGAGGGCCCGAAGGACCCGGCGACCTGGACGGCGAAGACGGCGGGCCCGGCGGTGAACGTGGACACCGGCGCCGGGGGGAATAA